Proteins encoded by one window of Salvia splendens isolate huo1 chromosome 14, SspV2, whole genome shotgun sequence:
- the LOC121764748 gene encoding probable plastid-lipid-associated protein 12, chloroplastic codes for MAFLIQTFVGVDSFTVFQEIYLRTDDPRVSNIVNFSDSVGELKVEAVASAKDGKRVLFQFDRAAFSLKFLPFKVPYPVPFRLLGDEAKGWLDTTYLSQSGNIRISRGNKGTTFVLQKETEQRQRLLLVISKGRQVREAIDQFVAVNQTTTKGEFELLEGEWLMIWSSQEVTESWIENALKGLMGKQIVKPNGQMKFLVDILFGLRFSMTGKYVKSGSNTYDVVMDDAAIVAGPYGIPAELETKYTLQLLYGDEKMRISHGYGDIVFVHIRVQN; via the exons ATGGCGTTCCTGATCCA AACATTTGTGGGGGTTGATTCCTTCACCGTGTTTCAGGAGATATATCTTCGAACCGACGATCCACGTGTCTCAAACATTGTAAATTTTTCTGATTCAGTTGGCGAGTTGAAAGTAGAG GCAGTAGCTTCAGCCAAAGACGGGAAACGGGTGCTCTTTCAGTTTGACAGAGCTGCCTTTTCCTTGAAATTTCTTCCCTTCAAGGTCCCTTATCCCGTGCCTTTTAGACTTCTTGGAGACGAAGCAAAGGGCTGGTTGGATACCACTTATTTGTCCCAATCTGGAAATATTCGTATATCCCGCGGGAACAAG GGAACGACATTCGTGCTGCAGAAAGAAACCGAACAAAGACAGAGATTGCTATTAGTCATTTCAAAGGGTCGGCAAGTCAGAGAG GCCATTGATCAGTTTGTAGCTGTAAATCAAACTACAACTAAAGGTGAATTTGAACTTCTCGAAGGCGAGTGGCTGATGATATGGAGTTCACAG GAAGTAACGGAGAGTTGGATAGAGAATGCTTTGAAAGGTTTGATGGGCAAGCAG ATCGTCAAGCCAAATGGTCAGATGAAATTTCTGGTTGATATTCTGTTCGGTCTCAGATTTTCGATGACAGGAAAATATGT GAAATCGGGCTCCAACACGTACGATGTTGTGATGGATGATGCAGCAATAGTGGCTGGCCCGTATGGGATACCGGCTGAACTGGAAACGAAGTACACGCTTCAACTTCT ATATGGTGATGAAAAGATGAGAATTAGTCACGGCTATGGTGACATAGTTTTTGTTCACATTCGCGTTCAAAACTGA
- the LOC121764837 gene encoding putative E3 ubiquitin-protein ligase LIN-1, translating into MAMSLEDLLAEEGFKRRKDKMKGRASFASERGSGPRYMEQERRVSGSSLLAVRRTERTRSDIPRTDSHAEFSTSGSFSVRKPRDNLIRKGKTGSEPDKAIASYENLRGSEITEVVQEGMERLHKDIHSTKVHGRVLHEGNHSAPLDDIMMENQKDRNNSFKPTYPHAEGRSSKVVESGSKFDESRSMRQNKVDEAQAAPALDEAAVKAIISIISGHVKQFLDDEDFRTSLRHNTFASLNLIGADESLSTESKVVGNLEEAIETIERTAEEESANLKELKRASLQLSVITGLNSSDLKDGFTYGVPNLRFSACAHLYLSVIYVLQKKDKVAAKHLLQVFCDSPFQARTMLLPDLWEHLFLPHLLHLKAWYDKETHSVVESPSLMNLKLLDKAYNESLDSGTCRFAMYYKDWMINGEKEPSVPVIGIPSFSIHSMLRGGLLGHTSGPASHVSPQPMVSKELYDEVFKHADKAGVESDFDEEEKFDRSSNGPAPEDKQLILCTHDSIVRADKEVDPVRESSPENERVIMQIKEPDPPIQELQENDESCNEKHVRCSIPKDFVCPLTGLLFRNPVTLETGETFEQEAIAGWFSTQGCFMCPVTRKTLQYQAVPPTNLILKRIIDKWKTDYIKHILALLSQVTPGEGGGVEVNDSTNKIISILGQLFPVFSEEQRIIHARRVLSLGGLRLLLSRFQSSSAEEKTFIVELLCCCVDADAGCRNRIARDINLSNLLEMLHSEQLASRKNAVSLLAELVCFNRRSRAKCFLERLGDEELRNASGYLNMYLQTCPLEETPLVAVLLLHIDLLSGRCASNTYRQKAVDALTTALISSLTDNEKVQNKCCRALLILGGFFSSSGKLMTEDWILKLAGLPNGPDSDVADDCATVTTAFASEYEEEEAARERWLMSLSASLLGDGKKSFVDAVSKCLRLGKPDLVRVCLTTVAWLSFSLASLHDTRHQLYAFSALISPLKQYLEYGVLVEQRALAALSLLNFSTIPECRILLMKIGEEIGPSLDELAEVTWTATELYTIIYGQRR; encoded by the exons ATGGCAATGTCACTGGAGGACCTTCTGGCTGAGGAAGGTTTTAAGAGGAGAAAGGACAAAATGAAGGGCAGAGCTTCCTTTGCTTCGGAGCGAGGAAGTGGTCCCCGGTACATGGAACAGGAAAGGCGTGTATCCGGTTCTTCTCTGCTGGCTGTGAGAAGAACTGAGAGGACGAGATCTGATATACCTCGTACCGATTCCCACGCAGAATTTTCAACAAGTGGCAGCTTCTCAGTGAGGAAGCCAAGGGACAATCTTATCAGGAAAGGGAAAACAGGAAGTGAACCTGATAAAGCTATTGCTTCGTATGAGAATCTGCGTGGTTCGGAGATAACTGAGGTGGTTCAGGAGGGAATGGAGAGGCTTCATAAAGATATTCACTCGACTAAAGTTCATGGCCGCGTCTTACATGAAGGGAATCATTCAGCTCCATTGGATGATATAATGATGGAAAATCAGAAAGATAGGAACAACTCCTTTAAACCTACTTATCCTCATGCTGAAGGAAGATCAAGCAAAGTTGTTGAAAGTGGAAGCAAGTTCGACGAAAGTAGAAGCATGAGACAAAACAAGGTTGACGAGGCTCAAGCTGCCCCGGCTCTCGATGAAGCTGCTGTTAAAGCAATCATTTCCATCATCAGTGGGCACGTGAAGCAGTTTCTTGATGATGAGGATTTCAGGACATCCCTTCGTCATAATACTTTCGCTTCCCTAAATTTGATTGGAGCCGACGAAAGCCTGAGCACTGAAAGCAAAGTCGTGGGAAATCTCGAAGAGGCTATCGAGACCATTGAAAGAACTGCAGAGGAGGAGAGTGCAAACTTGAAGGAATTGAAAAGGGCCTCACTGCAGCTTAGTGTAATCACGGGACTAAATTCGAGTGATCTGAAGGATGGATTCACGTATGGAGTTCCGAATCTAAGGTTCTCGGCTTGTGCACATCTTTATCTCAGTGTAATATATGTGCTGCAGAAGAAAGACAAGGTTGCAGCAAAACATCTTCTTCAAGTATTCTGCGACTCGCCATTCCAGGCGAGGACGATGCTGCTGCCTGACTTGTGGGAGCATCTATTTCTACCTCATCTCTTGCATTTGAAGGCGTGGTACGATAAGGAAACCCACTCGGTGGTAGAATCCCCCAGTTTGATGAACCTGAAGCTGCTCGACAAAGCTTATAACGAAAGTCTGGATTCAGGAACGTGTCGATTTGCAATGTACTATAAAGATTGGATGATAAATGGGGAGAAAGAACCTTCAGTCCCCGTCATTGGAATTCCTTCTTTCTCTATTCACTCGATGCTAAGGGGAGGCTTGCTAGGCCATACAAGTGGTCCTGCTAGTCACGTCTCGCCTCAGCCAATGGTCAGTAAAGAACTGTATGATGAAGTGTTTAAGCATGCAGATAAGGCGGGAGTTGAATCAGATTTCGACGAAGAAGAAAAGTTTGACAGAAGCTCCAATGGTCCAGCTCCAGAAGACAAACAACTAATCTTGTGCACTCATGACTCAATTGTACGAGCAGATAAAGAAGTCGACCCTGTTCGGGAATCTTCCCCC GAAAACGAACGAGTGATCATGCAGATAAAAGAACCGGATCCTCCAATACAAG AATTGCAGGAAAACGATGAATCCTGCAACGAAAAACATGTTCGGTGCAGCATCCCTAAGGATTTCGTATGCCCCTTGACAGGGCTTCTTTTTAGAAATCCAGTGACTCTCGAGACTGGTGAAACTTTCGAGCAAGAAGCTATAGCAgggtggtttagtactcaagggTGCTTCATGTGTCCGGTTACCAGAAAAACTTTACAATATCAGGCTGTGCCACCGACGAATCTCATTCTGAAGCGTATTATCGATAAATGGAAGACAGATTATATCAAACATATCTTGGCTCTACTCTCACAAGTAACACCAGGTGAAGGTGGAGGTGTTGAAGTAAATGATAGTACTAACAAGATTATTTCCATCTTAGGGCAACTTTTCCCGGTTTTCAGCGAGGAGCAGAGGATAATACATGCTAGACGAGTTTTATCGTTGGGTGGCCTGCGGTTGCTCTTATCAAGATTTCAGTCTTCCAGTGCCGAGGAGAAAACATTTATCGTAGAACTGCTGTGCTGTTGCGTTGACGCTGATGCGGGCTGTAGGAATAGGATTGCTCGAGACATAAATCTGTCGAACTTGCTAGAAATGCTTCACAGTGAACAGCTAGCATCTAGAAAAAATGCAGTGTCACTTCTGGCTGAACTAGTTTGTTTTAACAG AAGGAGCAGAGCGAAATGCTTTTTGGAACGCCTCGGTGATGAGGAGTTACGAAATGCATCAGGCTATTTGAACATGTATCTTCAGACTTGCCCTCTGGAAGAGACACCGTTAGTCGCTGTTCTGCTTCTGCATATTGATCTTTTG TCAGGAAGATGTGCCAGCAACACGTATAGACAGAAGGCGGTTGATGCCCTCACCACGGCCCTGATAAGCAGCTTAACCGACAATGAAAAAGTCCAAAACAAGTGTTGCAGGGCTCTCCTTATCCTCGGAGGCTTCTTCTCCTCGTCTGGGAAACTTATGACGGAGGATTGGATTCTTAAACTAGCCGGTCTTCCCAATGGTCCAGATTCGGATGTTGCTGACGATTGTGCAACAGTTACAACG GCTTTTGCGTCCGAatatgaggaagaggaagcTGCGAGGGAGAGATGGCTAATGAGTTTGTCAGCTTCACTGCTCGGGGATGGGAAGAAGTCATTCGTGGATGCTGTTTCCAAGTGCCTGAGGCTAGGGAAGCCAGACTTGGTGAGGGTGTGTCTGACGACAGTGGCTTGGTTGAGCTTCTCGCTCGCCTCACTGCATGACACGAGACATCAACTTTACGCCTTCTCTGCTCTAATATCGCCACTCAAGCAGTACCTCGAGTATGGGGTGCTGGTGGAGCAAAGGGCTCTCGCTGCGCTTTCTCTGCTCAACTTCAGTACAATTCCAG AATGCCGGATATTGCTGATGAAAATTGGCGAGGAGATCGGTCCTTCGTTGGATGAGCTAGCAGAGGTAACGTGGACAGCTACGGAGCTGTATACAATCATATATGGCCAAAGGAGGTAG
- the LOC121766075 gene encoding cyclin-dependent kinase inhibitor 4-like encodes MGKYMRTRARTKNIDVSHSPFGVRTRARTLALKSSATDFLQLRSRRLQKPPLLEKYLHNSPKAPPPPKQCLVSTHNQNPQIEPANEVGNEASQMVASEIEASFGENDFDTEPRQRCTRESTPCSTIGAAGSITAHGSSTKQISPNVSNQRAPRTIPTPREMDEFFSHAEQPHDRLFIEKYNFDIVNDLPLPGRYEWVRSDGLGRVGCDFRRCDL; translated from the exons ATGGGGAAATACATGCGTACCCGCGCCAGAACCAAAAACATCGACGTCTCTCACTCACCCTTTGGCGTCCGTACCCGCGCTAGAACCCTAGCCCTCAAATCCTCGGCCACCGATTTTCTCCAGCTCCGCTCCCGCCGCCTCCAGAAGCCGCCGCTCCTCGAGAAATACCTCCACAATTCCCCCAAAGCACCGCCTCCTCCTAAACAGTGCCTCGTTTCTACACATAATCAAAACCCCCAAATTGAGCCCGCCAACGAAGTTGGGAATGAAGCTTCTCAAATGGTGGCTTCGGAAATTGAGGCATCTTTTGGCGAAAACGATTTCGATACGGAACCTAGACAAAG GTGCACCAGAGAAAGCACCCCTTGTAGCACGATCGGAGCTGCTGGCAGTATCACGGCACACGGGTCCTCAACAAAGCAGATAAGTCCCAATGTCTCCAATCAAAGGGCCCCAAGAACTATCCCCACGCCTCGCGAGATGGATGAATTTTTTTCCCATGCAGAGCAGCCCCACGATCGCCTTTTCATCGAAAA GTATAATTTTGACATTGTTAACGATTTGCCCCTCCCTGGACGTTATGAGTGGGTAAGGAGCGATGGCTTGGGCAGAGTTGGTTGTGATTTTAGGCGCTGTGACTTATGA